A segment of the Flavobacteriales bacterium genome:
TGTCGTTTGGGGGGTACGTGGACGGCGAGGTGGCAATATGCACCAACGAGAAGGACCGCCCCATTCCGAGGCGGCCCTTCCAATGGCGTTTGTCCGAAATCACTCATCTACCAACGTGACTTGGAACGGTTTGTACTTGACTTTGAAGTACGCGCTTTCCTCGTTGTTCTCGCAAGGCAGGTCGTTGCCGCCGGTATCGCCATTCACGATCATCTGCTCAATGAAGCCTGAAGTAACAGCGATGGTCTCGGATCCGTGAGAGGGGTCCGGCCCTTCCATGTACTGCACATGGTAAGTGGTGTTGGCCGAAATCGTCGAAACCACTTTCCCGGGCGGCGCTGTGTAAAGCACGCTGGTCACCAGCACCCTTGCCCTGGTGTCATCGGGGTCGGTATCGGGCCGCGTCTCGTTGAATAGTACGTTCACCGAGGCTTCAACGCGCTTCCCGTCCGTCGATGGTGCAATGGTGATCGGACCAGACACATAGGGACCATTCCCACCGAAATCGCTGTCGCAGCCGGGCTCGAGCACCGGGCAGTACTCACGCCATTGGCCGCCCTCGATCTGCGTGGTCACCAAGGTGCCAGTCAATTCGCATTGACGCACGTTGTAATCGCTAACGGTCACGAAGTTGACGATGGCATTGTCACTGAGTCTGCGCACTGCCATCGCGATGGGCGCACCAGGCGATGAGTTGGGATTGAATTGCGCCCCACTGCCGATCATGCCGCCGATGTCGCCCGCAGCGATGTCCTGAAGCCCGCTGGTATTGCCTCCGATCATGAACACGCTGATCTGCCGGTCCTCCAGCGCATTCATCTGTGCGTTGTTGAAGTCGAACGTGCCACTGGCGGTGTAGGCGTTCCATGAAGCTTGGATGGCCTGCCTCACCTCTTGGGAACTTGAGGAGGATTCGATGGTGACGTAAGCGATCCGCCCGTATGTGATGGAGGAGATGTAGACGGGGCAGTGGTTCTGATCGATCATTTGTTCATGGCTGGGCAGGTGTCCCTGCCCGAACCAATCATCGGGTTCTGCTGGCACGTTCAGGTTCATTGTGTAGTAGGCTTGAACCAATTTCAACAGGAATCTCGACCGCTGCTGAACACTATTCCAGGAGAATTGACCGGCAATGCTGCCGCCCCAAAGCCCGAAATTGGCGCCCACTCCGAAACCAAGCTGCCGCTGCGCCTCTTCGCGCGCCTTCACCTCATGCGTATGCAGCATTACAGTGCTGGGCGTTCCACCGACAATGGCATTGCTGATGAGGCTGTTGTGCGCATCGGCGTATGCAGAGAGCCCCGGATTCGCCATCACCACCGATGCGGAGGCCGAGCCCGTGTTCAAGGAGCTCGTCACCGTGAGCGGCGCGCGCCCTTGGTAGTTCATGGGCGTCCATTCGCCGCTGGAGATCGATCCGCCGCGCAGGATGGAACCTACATACGCCACATCGCTAGGACCGAAGATGGAGGCCTCGTTGAACTGCGGGCCGAAGCGCATGGGCTGCACCTGGCATGTCCAGGTCTGTTGGTTCTCCTGCTCATCCTCTTCTGATGCACCACCTGTTGGCATCGGTGGATCCACAGGTGCGGGGAATTGCAAGCAGTTCGTTTGACCGGCGATCGCCGAATTGAAGGCTTCGCGCAAGGAGTCGTCGACATACTGGATGATGACCTCATCATCGGGCATCGGCCAATCTGGCCCGCCGTTCGGTTCCTTCTTGCACGCTGTTGCGGCGGCAACGGTGAGCAGGAGCGTTACTGATTTCTGGAAAGCGTGTTTCATGGTTAACGTGTGTTGGTTCTTGTGAGTGGAATGCTGAACCCGATGCGGGCCAGCGGTTGCGTGGTCAATCGGAAGGCGAAGGGGCGTTGATGGGTGTGCAATCCTTCCCCGAAGGGGTTATGATCCCCTTCCACGGTTGGCACTGTTCCCACCACGGCGAGAACGATCTCCGCGCATAGGCTCGCGTAGCGGATGGAGAAACCGGCTGCGGCCTGTGCTCCATTGTTCCGGACCCGGTATGTCCGTGACGGAGGTATGCCTTCCGCCGAGCGAGGACTCAAGCGGTAATCCCACACCTCTCGTTGGTAGCCGATGCGGGCAACGCCCTCCACCCGGATCCTGCGCTCACTCCGCAAGCGCTCTACTGAAGCGCGCCCGTTCCCCCACGCCGGACAAGCAATGGCGCCGGGCCTCCGTTTCCGTGGCCGCGCACCGAGCAATGGCTGATAGAGCCCCGCCGAATAAACCACGCCCTTGAGTTCCCGCTCCACCGCGTAGAGACCGGTGGCCCCTGTATTGAAGGCATAATGCCCCGCAACCGTGATGGCCAGCCTCCCCACGCGGAGGCCGCCTGCTGCGCCGCCCGTCTGATCGTTCCCGATACCGTTGGCATCGGCCGCGAGCAAGAGGCGTAACTGCGGAAACTCATGCGCCTGTGCGTTCGCTACCGTGGAGCCACTCCATATGAGTAGGAGCATGCCCATGGGAAAGCTGAGAATGACGGGTTTGAGCTTTGTTCTTGGTTTCATGGCCAGGTGTTATCGGGTTCATTCCTCGGTCAGTTCTTCCAATTCCCAGTACATGGCCAACAGAATGGAGGAAAGGATGTGCCTCATGGTGCTTGTGGAATTCCTCGCCTACTCGCTTGGGGCTTTTCGGCATCCGCCCGAACCGGGACCATCCACGGTTCAAGGGTTCATACCAGGCTAGCCGAAAGCGTTATCAAGCCGCCCGGCTACATTCGGGGCCATGCAACTGGTCCGATCCGATGCTGATCTGGTGAACGGGCTCCTGAGCGCCGATCAGGCCAGCCAGTCAAGAGCCGTGGACCAGGTGCTCGCCAAGATCAAGCCCGTCATCGTCGATCATGTGCGGGCGAACAGCGGGAGCCGGGAGGATGGACTGGCCATCGCCACGGATACAGTCGTCGAGCTTTGGAAAGCCGCAGCGGCGGGCAAGTACACGGTGCAGTCGAACGCACAGATGACCTCTTGGTGCTTCGGCACCGCGCGCAACCTGTGGCTGAAGGAGTTGCGACGCCGCCGGCGATTTGATAACGGTGGGCTGGGTACAGGGAATGAACCGGTGGAAACACACACACCGGAAGCTGAACTCATGGAATCGGAAGTGGACCCTCAGGAAACCGCCCGGCAGCAGAATGCTCTGCGCGCCTTCGACCGGCTTGGCGCCGACTGCCAGCAACTGTTCCGGATGGACGCCGATAAGAAGAAGCCCGAAGAGATCATGCTGGCCATGGGCTGGAAGGACCAGGACTACGTGCGCCTGAAGCGTTTCCGCTGCCGTAAGGCGTTCAACCAGTTCCACGAAGCGGAAAGGAATTCCATGGGTGCATACCATCAACCTGCGCGACCATGAACGAAGAGCAGGAGATCAAACGCAGCGAGCGGATCATCGCCTATGTGCAGGGGGCCATGAGTCCGGTGGAGCGCACCGCATTCGAGCATGAGATGGCCACGGACCCGGGTCTCCGGGCCGAGGTGGAGGCTGCGCAAGCCGTGACAGTGGCGTTGCGCAACGAACCGGAACTGCGTTTCCGCGAATTGGTCACGCGGGTATCAGCGGAACAGGAGCAGGCGAGCGGGAGCGGCACGGCGGCCCCAGTGATCCCGATAGGGCGCAAGCCGAATTGGGCCTGGATGGCAGCGGCAGCAAGCGTGCTGGTGCTCGTTGCCATTGGCATCGGCAACTACCTGCTGCCCACGGATCATGCTGAACTCGCCATGAACTACGTGGATCGGGCGCGGGGCGGTGTGCGCGGTCAAGTGCCAGCAGGCGTCATCGGCGAAGAGGCGCTGCTCGATAGCGCACTGGCCCTGTTGCAACAAAAGGAGGTGGAACGCGCGAAGTCGGTGCTTGGCACAGTTCCATTCACGACCACATGCACCGAGGCCCGCCGCGGGTTCGTGCTCGCGTTGGCGAACCTCATGCAAGACGACGAGGCCACCGCCCGCCAACTGCTCTTGCCTGTGACCTCAAGCGGGTGCAGCGAGAGCGCGCCCGCGAATGAGCTCTTGGAGGAATTGTGACAGGCGCTCAGGCCGCGCGACGCATGCGCCGCCGCCGGGCCGCGAGGGCCGCTATCACCGCGGCCAATCCGCCTCCGATCAACCAAGGCTGCACGGGCCTCCGCTTCTTCAACCGCACCGGCTCGTTGTCGCCGATCAGGATGAAGGCCGCCCATTTGCTCGGCGGCTCGCTCGGGTACTCCTTCCGGTACCACCGCTTCGCCTCGGCCAATGCATCGGCCTTGCCCATGCCCTCGGCCAGGTGCTCGTAGAATTTCACCATGATCTCCTTGGTGGCCAGGTCGTCCACCTTCCAGAGGGAGGAGACGATGTTGGGTACGCCGGCGACGCGGAACGCGCGGGCCAGGGAGAGCGTGCCCTCGCCAGCCAGCTCCTTGCCTATCCCCGTCTCACATGCGCTCAGCACCACCATATCCGCCCGGATGGGGAGGCTCTGGATCTCATACTCGTGGATCAGTGCTCCAGCGTTGGTCGTTCCGCGCTCAGCGCTGGGTTCCACGGTCGCACTGGAGAGAACGATGGCTGATCGCTCCGGATAGACAGGATCGCAGAAGGCATGCGTGGCGAAATGGAGCACATCGCCGGGCTGAGCCGCGCCCATGGCGACCTCATCGCTGCGGATCCCACCGCCCGTGATGCTGCGGCCTGAGAAGATCCTGAGCAAGCCTTCAACCTCGGCTGTGTTGTGGGCAAGCGGGACAATGGCGTCGCGGAATGCGCTGCGCAAGCTGCTTTGAACATCGGAAGGATCAACGCCGCGCGTGTCGATCGGTTCGAATTCCGGCGCGATGGCAAGCAACTCACCCACCGGCTCCGAACGCGATGGATCAGGTGAACTGACCAGCGCATACTCATAGTGCACAGTGGCCAGGTCCCCGAGCAAGGTTTGGTTGCCATCCGCAGCGGTCACGGGCAGTACCTCGAACGGCAGCTGCGCGAGTTGCGCCTCCGGAATGACCAGTAATTCTCTCGCGCCCTGCACGGGCAACGAACCCAGGAGCAGGTCTCCAGCGCGTTGAAGCGATTCCTGCTGCCAGCTGCCGGAGCGCCCAGACCGGAGGCTGTCACTCAACGCAGCCAGCATCGTCTTGTCTGTTGCCCTCAACGTCTTGGAGAGGAACAAGCTGGTATCCGGGAACACCGCCAGTACATGCAGGGATGTGTCTCCGAGCGCGTATGTGAGAACGCCGGTGCTCCTCCCGGCGAGCTCACGAGCACGAGCCAGCGCACCCACGGAGACCGGAGCGGTAAAAGAGGGTTGCGTTCTCTTGAGAAGCTCTTGAAGGGAATCGATGACCGAATTCAGGCGGTCGCGTTCATTCGCATCGAGACCGGGGCCGCTCTGGCGGCTGATGCGCTCCGCTCTGCGCTCCTGCAGTTCCCGCGCTGCAGCAACAGCGCGCGGATCGGATGCCGCGCAGAACTGCTGGAAACGACGAAGATCCAATGACCGCCGCTCGTCCATCACCTCGGCCAAATGCTCGAACGAGGTCAATCCTGCACGGTGCAGGGAACTGAGCAGATCGAGGTACTGGCTGTTCTGGACCAGGTTCTGGCCCAAGGCGCTCGCCACCCCCGCCGCATCCAATTCATCGAGATTGAGCATGGCCACACGTCGATTCTCCTCGTGCAGCTTAGCCGCGTACGTGCCGTACACGATTTTGCCTGTGCATCGATGCAATTCCTGAACAGCCGATGCTTCGTATGCGAGGCGGGCGAGAAGGCCGGTCGGATCCCCGCCTCCCGTATGGTCGAGCGGAAATTGCACTGTATCCAAAGTCAGCCAGGCCAAGGCGGTGCGCTCATCACAACTGGCCGCGGCAGCGTATGCGATCGTGGGTGCGATATACACATCATGAATCACTCCGTATGCCGGATGGTTGACCGGCATTGCCTCAATCGCGAACCGACAGCAACGGATCACCGAGTCCGCATCAAGCGGTTCACGCACCATCATCCTCGCTTTGTTCAACAAGGCCGAGCTGTGATCATAGCTCTTCGCACCGTATCCGAGCCGAGCGTTGAGGATGCTGATATCCATCCAGACCATGGCCGAATCGAAATCCCCGAACGCCATATACACTTGTCCGAGCAGGTTCGCGGATTCGTGCAGCAAAGCTGGATCGCCATGAGGTAGGCTCTTGTGCTCCTCGAGCGACCGCTGCCAGCATTCCTTGCAGATGGGCATCGCTTCCTCGAATGAACGTGCCATCACGTATGACATGCATAGCGTCATAGCCGACTTCCGCTTAAGCACTGGGTCATCGCCGTCCTGAGCTACTTCATATCCCATTCGCGATGCATAGAGGCTCTTGTCGAGGTCGCCGACGCTTCCGTAGATCTGACCTAAGCTCATGAGCGCAGGTCGATTCCCCTTCCGCCTCCACCAAGGGATCAGATCGCATATCCCTTCCATCTCGCGCAATCGGGCGAGGGCATGGTCGTACATGCCCATGTTCTGATAGCGCAATGCAGTTCGATTCATCATGCCCAGCGCACGCGCCGTATCCGCCTGAGGAAGCGTCATGCACTTCCACGCGCACATCGAACCCAACCGCACCGCAGCTGTATCCTCGTCCTCCTCGAACAGGGTCGTTGCCAACGCGAACATCGAGTCGAGCGCGATCGTGAAGGTGTCCGGATACGTCTGCCAGGCTGCATAAGGCGCTGCCGGATTCAATTCCGAACTGACCTGGTCATTGGCCGGTGCTCCTGCCTGATCCGCAGCCGGACCCTCTTCCTGCCCAGATTGCGAACACGACGCGCAAGCCACAAGGGCCGCAAGTACGACGACGCTGTGCCCGGAAAAGCCGGCTTCACTCCTTGATGAACTTCCCATGGGCTTGCCACTGCTTTGCTTGCAGCTTCACGAAGGAACTAAATGCAAGGAGAACCGCGGCGCACTGGTGCGCGCTTCCCCTTGTGCTGCAGATCCATGACTGTTCTGCCAACCCAATCCGGAAAGAGGCAACCAACGCCCGCCGCATCGGTCCTGTGCACAGCGCTGAAAGCGGAGTTGCGATCAAGCCGCCAATCGGGCCTTACTGCGCCGCCTTGCCCACAGGCCAGCACCCGCAAGGAGGGCTGCCCCTGCGGCCACCCACATCCACGGCTGCATCGATGCCCGCTGCTTCAAAAGCACTGGCTCATTATCGCCAATCAGAACAAAGGCTGCCCACTTGCTCGGGGGCTCATTGGGATAGGTCGTGCGGTACAACCGCTTAGCCTCGGCCAGAGCTTCGGCCTTGCCCATGCCCTCCGCAAGGTTGTCGTAAAAGGAAAGCATGATCTCCTTGGTGGCGGCATCGTCCACCTTCCACAGGCTGCTTACGATGTTGTCCACCCCGGCATAGCGGAAGGCGCGGGCCAATGACATCACCCCTTCGCCGGCCTGTTCGCGGCCCACGGCGGTCTCGCAGGCGCTGAGCACAGCCAGTTGGGCATTGAGCGGCATGGTCTGGATCTCCCAAGCGTGGAGCAGGGCATCGTTGGGGCGGCTGCTCCAACTGCGGTCGCTGCTTGCTGCCTCGTTGTTGCGTTGCGCGGCATCGCCGCTGATCACGATGGCCGAGCGCTCGGGGTCGTCCTGGTCGGCGAAGGCATGGGTGGCGAAGTGCAGCACGGCGGCGTTGCGCATGCCCTCCAGTACCTGCTCCTTGGCCAAGTGCGTGCCGGTGATCGTGCTTCCCTTGAAGCGCGTGGCCAAAGCATCCACTTCTTCGCGGTTGTGGACCAATGGGCCCAAGTTGGCGCGGAGGTTGGGCCGAGAGGCAAGCAAGTCGTTGAGGGCGATAAGATCCGTATCCGTAGCAAGTGGTGGGGGAGCGAACTCCGGGGCCAGGGCGAAAAGGGTGCCGGGTACGGCGCTCTTGTGCTTGCGGTCTATGAGATCGATGGAGTATTCGTATCGGATGGTGGTGAGATCGCCGAGGAGAGCGGTCGCTTCATTGTGATGTGGCACCTCGATCGCTTCAAAGGGTATGTGGCACAGGGTGCCATCCGGGATGATCAGCGTGCTTGATGTGCGGGGTACGGGGATCTTGCTGAAGATCAAAGCGCCGAGGCGAAGTGCTTTGTCCACACTTGATGCGGGGTTTGACAAGCCAGCTTGGAATGAGCTGATCAGCTCACGCTGCATCTCATCGAGATGCTGCCATGCCAATATGGTGGTGTCCGGAAATACGGCGAGTTGGAAAAGGACAGAATCGACCATGGAGAATGAGATCACACTTGTTCCATTCTCTGCCACTGCCCGCAACTTCTCGAAAGCAGTTCCCGACGTACGCTCCAGCGACGGAAGACGACCGCCGAAGAATGCCTCTTGCATGGAATCTATTCTGGCCTCCAAAGCACCCGGCGAAAGCGAATCGATGGATAGACCTGCATTTCGGGCTCTTATCAGGCGTTGGAGCCTATGGTAGTTGGAACCACCATTGGTTTCTGCAACGGCTGCATCCTGCATGAACTTGCGCAACTGAAGTGACTTCGCCTGATCCATCAACTCGGTCGCGAACGGGATGTCAATGGGCATGATGCCCTGCTCACTCAACAATGCCAGCAGGTACAGATATTGTTTCTTATGCTCACTTACTTGGGATGTCAGGCGAGGCATTCCGTCCAGATCCATATTCCGGTAGATCGCGTGGGCACCTCTGTCCACCTCTTCAAAGAAGCGCAACGCCATCCTTGCGGCTCCAGGATCCCCCGTATGCTTGAAGATCTCCTGATGGATACCCGCTTCATAGCCATACAGACCGAGCATGGTCATTGGGTCTCCCTGTTGCTGCCAATCAATGGCGATGGAAGATGTATCCAATCGGTCATACCCATGCAGTTCATCCAGTCTGCCAGCATGTGCCAGAGTCCAGCCGATCATGGGGTCAATGTTGTAGCGCTTGATCATGGCTTGAGCCGGATGTTCTTCCGGTAGTAGAGTTTCACCAAGGCGCAGATAGTGCAATACCGAATCCACTTGTACTGGATCACGCAGGAAGCTGATACCCTTGTTCAGGATGGCTGTTGCATAGTTGAAGCTCGGAATGCCGAAGCGATTCCCTGCGGCAAGGATCCCCAAGTTGAAATACTTGCTGGCAACATCGAAATCTTCCTGTGCATTGCTTACCTGGGCCAAGCTCATGCAGATGCGATATTGCCAGTAGTACCTTTCTTGTTCCTCGATCTCAGCCATCTTCAGTAGGTCTAGTGCCCGAGTTCCAGTCCGGATCGCGCGATCATATTGGCCTGATGAGAATTCAATGTCCAGCAGCGCATCCAAGGACTGAATTAGACCGATGGGTTCGGCCAATACTTCTGCGATCCTAGCGGCCCGACCGGCGGCTTTGAGTGCTTGGTCGAGTTGATACAGATTCCTATGGTTTGTTGCCGCGAGGGACCATATCGCAACATGGATCGATGCCGCTTCACTGGGTCTCCAGCTATCAAGGAGTGCATTTACGCTTTGGTGGGCAACGAGGGCACCATCAATGTCCCTTGCTTCGCGCAACTCATCAGCCAAGGTTACCAGGGAAAGTAGCGCCGTAGCTGTATCGGGCAAGGGCAGCTTCAACGCTGAATCCACCACCTGCCAGGCCAACTGGGCACCTGCTTCGATGCTGTCCGCGTTCAAGAGGGCTACCGCCTTTACATGCATCGCCTTTATCCTACCCAGCCCAGCGGTATCCTGCTGCACTGAGGAGGCAATCTCTTGAATACTGTAAGCGGATCGCTCCTCATCCGCCTGCGTGTCCGTAGCTACATCTGGTCGGTCAATGCTTGCACAAGCCGAAAACAAAATACCGAAGATCGAGTGCCACGTGATCCTCCTCAAGAATGTGGGATGGTCCATGTCTTGGCAAGTGTGGTAAAGGTTGAACGACCTGCTGCATGTCGAGATGGACTTGCCATACAACCCGATCGTGCAAGCTAAGTAACATGACTATCAATCGATCGACCATGGTACACTTGATGTGGTACGGATGGAGTGCCGTGCTTCCCGGGCATTGAGCAAGTCGCCTCCCCCTCACCACCCCGGCACCATCCGCCACGTCCTGTTCTTCATCTCCCGGTACGCCTCGCCGAAGGCCGCCTCCAGGGTGCGCTCCTCGGTAGCGATGCGGCGCGTGTACACCCAGAACATGCCAGGCCCCATGATCAGCAGACCGGCCCAGCTGTGGAAGAGCAGGGCCACGCCCACGAACACCAGCCAGGCTCCGGTATAGCTTGGGTGGCGCAACAGTCGGTACGGGCCGCTGGTGATCAGCTGTTGTCCTTCCTTGATGCGCACTGTGGCGCTGAAGGCACGGTCCAGCGTACGGATGCTCCAGTAACGCAGGATCATCCCAGTGAGCATGACAGCGCTTCCGCCGATGGCCAGCGGGGTGAATGTTTGTGACGCTTCGCGAACGTAGGCCCACTCCAACAGGCAGGCCACCTGGCCCAAGGCGCTCACGCCGAGGATCAGCCACAGCGTATTGCAATCGGTGTTGCGATGTTCCTGGGTCTCCTTGGCATCGATCACTGGTTGGGTGGCTAGGAGCAGCGTACACAATGTGGCGGCGAAGAGTACAGGCCAACTCAGTAGCAGCGTAGGCGCTCCCAGTAGGGGCACCAAGTAGAGCAGGGACAAGAGGAGCAGGATGGAAGGGAGCTTGCGCATGGCGGTGGTTTAGTGGTTGATTCCCGCGCTTTGCTAACCGTTATCAGTTATTGCGGCTCACTGCACCACGATGCGCTGTTGAATCCGCTTCCCATCGCCCTCCAGCACTAAGAGGTACGTGCTCAAAGCTGCTT
Coding sequences within it:
- a CDS encoding thiol-activated cytolysin family protein, whose translation is MKHAFQKSVTLLLTVAAATACKKEPNGGPDWPMPDDEVIIQYVDDSLREAFNSAIAGQTNCLQFPAPVDPPMPTGGASEEDEQENQQTWTCQVQPMRFGPQFNEASIFGPSDVAYVGSILRGGSISSGEWTPMNYQGRAPLTVTSSLNTGSASASVVMANPGLSAYADAHNSLISNAIVGGTPSTVMLHTHEVKAREEAQRQLGFGVGANFGLWGGSIAGQFSWNSVQQRSRFLLKLVQAYYTMNLNVPAEPDDWFGQGHLPSHEQMIDQNHCPVYISSITYGRIAYVTIESSSSSQEVRQAIQASWNAYTASGTFDFNNAQMNALEDRQISVFMIGGNTSGLQDIAAGDIGGMIGSGAQFNPNSSPGAPIAMAVRRLSDNAIVNFVTVSDYNVRQCELTGTLVTTQIEGGQWREYCPVLEPGCDSDFGGNGPYVSGPITIAPSTDGKRVEASVNVLFNETRPDTDPDDTRARVLVTSVLYTAPPGKVVSTISANTTYHVQYMEGPDPSHGSETIAVTSGFIEQMIVNGDTGGNDLPCENNEESAYFKVKYKPFQVTLVDE
- a CDS encoding sigma-70 family RNA polymerase sigma factor, encoding MDQVLAKIKPVIVDHVRANSGSREDGLAIATDTVVELWKAAAAGKYTVQSNAQMTSWCFGTARNLWLKELRRRRRFDNGGLGTGNEPVETHTPEAELMESEVDPQETARQQNALRAFDRLGADCQQLFRMDADKKKPEEIMLAMGWKDQDYVRLKRFRCRKAFNQFHEAERNSMGAYHQPARP
- a CDS encoding CHAT domain-containing protein, whose product is MNPAAPYAAWQTYPDTFTIALDSMFALATTLFEEDEDTAAVRLGSMCAWKCMTLPQADTARALGMMNRTALRYQNMGMYDHALARLREMEGICDLIPWWRRKGNRPALMSLGQIYGSVGDLDKSLYASRMGYEVAQDGDDPVLKRKSAMTLCMSYVMARSFEEAMPICKECWQRSLEEHKSLPHGDPALLHESANLLGQVYMAFGDFDSAMVWMDISILNARLGYGAKSYDHSSALLNKARMMVREPLDADSVIRCCRFAIEAMPVNHPAYGVIHDVYIAPTIAYAAAASCDERTALAWLTLDTVQFPLDHTGGGDPTGLLARLAYEASAVQELHRCTGKIVYGTYAAKLHEENRRVAMLNLDELDAAGVASALGQNLVQNSQYLDLLSSLHRAGLTSFEHLAEVMDERRSLDLRRFQQFCAASDPRAVAAARELQERRAERISRQSGPGLDANERDRLNSVIDSLQELLKRTQPSFTAPVSVGALARARELAGRSTGVLTYALGDTSLHVLAVFPDTSLFLSKTLRATDKTMLAALSDSLRSGRSGSWQQESLQRAGDLLLGSLPVQGARELLVIPEAQLAQLPFEVLPVTAADGNQTLLGDLATVHYEYALVSSPDPSRSEPVGELLAIAPEFEPIDTRGVDPSDVQSSLRSAFRDAIVPLAHNTAEVEGLLRIFSGRSITGGGIRSDEVAMGAAQPGDVLHFATHAFCDPVYPERSAIVLSSATVEPSAERGTTNAGALIHEYEIQSLPIRADMVVLSACETGIGKELAGEGTLSLARAFRVAGVPNIVSSLWKVDDLATKEIMVKFYEHLAEGMGKADALAEAKRWYRKEYPSEPPSKWAAFILIGDNEPVRLKKRRPVQPWLIGGGLAAVIAALAARRRRMRRAA
- a CDS encoding CHAT domain-containing protein; the protein is MDHPTFLRRITWHSIFGILFSACASIDRPDVATDTQADEERSAYSIQEIASSVQQDTAGLGRIKAMHVKAVALLNADSIEAGAQLAWQVVDSALKLPLPDTATALLSLVTLADELREARDIDGALVAHQSVNALLDSWRPSEAASIHVAIWSLAATNHRNLYQLDQALKAAGRAARIAEVLAEPIGLIQSLDALLDIEFSSGQYDRAIRTGTRALDLLKMAEIEEQERYYWQYRICMSLAQVSNAQEDFDVASKYFNLGILAAGNRFGIPSFNYATAILNKGISFLRDPVQVDSVLHYLRLGETLLPEEHPAQAMIKRYNIDPMIGWTLAHAGRLDELHGYDRLDTSSIAIDWQQQGDPMTMLGLYGYEAGIHQEIFKHTGDPGAARMALRFFEEVDRGAHAIYRNMDLDGMPRLTSQVSEHKKQYLYLLALLSEQGIMPIDIPFATELMDQAKSLQLRKFMQDAAVAETNGGSNYHRLQRLIRARNAGLSIDSLSPGALEARIDSMQEAFFGGRLPSLERTSGTAFEKLRAVAENGTSVISFSMVDSVLFQLAVFPDTTILAWQHLDEMQRELISSFQAGLSNPASSVDKALRLGALIFSKIPVPRTSSTLIIPDGTLCHIPFEAIEVPHHNEATALLGDLTTIRYEYSIDLIDRKHKSAVPGTLFALAPEFAPPPLATDTDLIALNDLLASRPNLRANLGPLVHNREEVDALATRFKGSTITGTHLAKEQVLEGMRNAAVLHFATHAFADQDDPERSAIVISGDAAQRNNEAASSDRSWSSRPNDALLHAWEIQTMPLNAQLAVLSACETAVGREQAGEGVMSLARAFRYAGVDNIVSSLWKVDDAATKEIMLSFYDNLAEGMGKAEALAEAKRLYRTTYPNEPPSKWAAFVLIGDNEPVLLKQRASMQPWMWVAAGAALLAGAGLWARRRSKARLAA
- a CDS encoding isoprenylcysteine carboxylmethyltransferase family protein; the protein is MRKLPSILLLLSLLYLVPLLGAPTLLLSWPVLFAATLCTLLLATQPVIDAKETQEHRNTDCNTLWLILGVSALGQVACLLEWAYVREASQTFTPLAIGGSAVMLTGMILRYWSIRTLDRAFSATVRIKEGQQLITSGPYRLLRHPSYTGAWLVFVGVALLFHSWAGLLIMGPGMFWVYTRRIATEERTLEAAFGEAYREMKNRTWRMVPGW